One Tessaracoccus lacteus DNA window includes the following coding sequences:
- a CDS encoding PilW family protein — MSLLRRMHREDEGLTLVELMVAMGVSGLLLTLVVAMFVTSTRSVTDQQGAVASSRLASTAMNEVTRVIRAGTEIPVYGNSINNPVFDYAGAEKMIINSFIDAGSTTDPAPWRIQFSRNAKNELVETRWAATHVYTTYWQFATTASYSRTVARSLLPADSASPLFRYYDKNGDQLTPSAGASLTTAQIRNIAAVQVTMNVQANGSGRTAPVKLQNLVGLPNLGVARVEVK, encoded by the coding sequence ATGAGCCTGCTGCGCCGGATGCACCGCGAGGACGAGGGACTCACCCTGGTCGAGCTGATGGTCGCGATGGGCGTCTCCGGTCTGCTGCTGACGCTCGTCGTGGCGATGTTCGTCACGTCGACCAGGTCGGTGACCGACCAGCAGGGCGCCGTCGCGAGCAGCAGGCTGGCCTCGACTGCCATGAACGAGGTCACCCGCGTCATCAGGGCGGGCACCGAGATCCCCGTGTACGGCAACAGCATCAACAACCCCGTCTTCGACTACGCGGGCGCCGAGAAGATGATCATCAACTCCTTCATCGACGCCGGCTCGACCACCGACCCGGCGCCCTGGCGCATCCAGTTCTCCCGCAACGCCAAGAACGAGCTGGTGGAGACCCGCTGGGCCGCGACGCACGTGTACACGACGTACTGGCAGTTCGCCACGACCGCCAGCTACTCCCGCACCGTCGCGCGCTCGCTGCTGCCCGCCGACAGCGCCAGCCCCCTGTTCCGCTACTACGACAAGAACGGCGACCAGCTGACCCCGTCGGCTGGTGCCAGTCTGACGACGGCGCAGATCCGCAACATCGCCGCGGTGCAGGTGACCATGAACGTTCAGGCGAACGGCTCCGGCCGCACAGCCCCCGTCAAGCTGCAGAACCTGGTGGGGCTGCCCAACCTGGGCGTCGCCCGAGTGGAGGTCAAGTGA
- a CDS encoding carboxypeptidase regulatory-like domain-containing protein — protein sequence MRRLQRFDDGGFTLVEVVVAMMIFAMIATGFLYVMTSGMTLSRDTRARIVAANLAAQQVDIERSRASVFDIVNSTRDVELNGDTFHVAVSTSWAFSSGVSATCQAGDTTGSIRYKEFTVEVTWDNMSASAQPVYSDSTLTPRTKINDPTLGTVLVGVIDASGSGVSGATVNLTTSSSTVASTTTDSDGCAYLLKVPAGSFTASVSKSGYVNEQQLSTPTATVEVTAGGASRLSFAYDRAVTFTTTYAGGSATLPTNLTTSLVSTYGSSLFTSTTTANPKSLAAYPISSGYSLLAGPYAETPENAATSCLATDPGQWTATSTTSGVRPDPVAGLRGTTVTAAVAMGTVKLSSPNGSGSYVTAVYVGGGDGDPGCAAATTTVGSTYMTYTFGTVLSGSASPTLALPFGTWELYRGASSGAKTTKITSGISVTSNGSVTSGRITLDPRTTS from the coding sequence ATGCGACGACTGCAGCGCTTCGACGACGGCGGTTTCACGCTCGTCGAGGTGGTCGTCGCGATGATGATCTTCGCGATGATCGCCACCGGCTTCCTCTACGTCATGACCTCGGGCATGACCCTGTCGCGCGACACGAGGGCCCGCATCGTCGCGGCCAATCTGGCGGCTCAGCAGGTCGACATCGAGCGCTCCCGCGCCAGCGTGTTCGACATCGTCAACTCGACCCGCGACGTCGAGCTGAACGGCGACACATTCCACGTGGCCGTCAGCACCTCCTGGGCCTTCAGCAGCGGCGTGAGCGCCACCTGCCAGGCCGGCGACACGACGGGCTCCATCCGCTACAAGGAGTTCACGGTCGAGGTCACCTGGGACAACATGTCCGCCAGCGCGCAGCCCGTCTACAGCGACTCCACGCTCACGCCGCGCACCAAGATCAACGACCCGACGCTCGGCACCGTCCTGGTGGGCGTCATCGACGCCTCGGGCTCCGGCGTGAGTGGTGCCACCGTGAACCTCACCACCTCCAGCTCCACCGTCGCGTCCACCACCACCGACAGCGACGGCTGCGCCTACCTCCTCAAGGTGCCGGCCGGCTCCTTCACCGCCTCCGTCAGCAAGTCGGGCTACGTCAACGAGCAGCAGCTGAGCACGCCCACCGCGACCGTCGAGGTCACGGCCGGCGGGGCCTCGCGCCTGAGCTTCGCCTACGACCGGGCCGTCACCTTCACCACCACGTATGCGGGGGGCTCGGCGACGCTGCCTACGAACCTGACCACCTCGCTGGTCTCGACCTACGGCTCCTCGCTCTTCACGTCGACCACCACGGCCAACCCCAAGTCCCTGGCCGCCTACCCCATCTCGTCCGGGTACAGCCTCCTGGCCGGCCCCTACGCCGAGACCCCGGAGAACGCGGCGACCAGCTGCCTGGCCACCGATCCCGGGCAGTGGACGGCGACGTCCACCACCTCCGGCGTCCGCCCCGATCCGGTCGCCGGCCTCCGCGGCACGACAGTGACGGCGGCCGTCGCGATGGGCACCGTCAAGCTCTCCTCCCCCAACGGCAGCGGGAGCTACGTGACGGCCGTCTACGTCGGAGGCGGCGACGGGGACCCCGGCTGCGCCGCCGCGACGACGACCGTGGGGTCGACCTACATGACCTACACGTTCGGCACCGTGCTGTCGGGCAGCGCCAGCCCGACGCTCGCGCTCCCCTTCGGGACCTGGGAGCTCTACCGCGGGGCGAGCTCCGGGGCGAAGACCACGAAGATCACCAGCGGCATCTCGGTGACCTCGAACGGGTCGGTCACCTCCGGCAGGATCACGCTCGACCCGAGGACCACATCATGA
- a CDS encoding type IV pilin protein encodes MLNFVSNALAKKEEGEKGFTLIELLVVVIIIGILAAVAIPIFLNMREGAWKSSVESDVKNAVLALETATSANNGTVKGLTYAESTSPDAPGKIKNGSAELADVVVSPDNTLSVDVDDDAQTYEIVGSNANVTDEEYTYDSTTGLGDWAAKTPAP; translated from the coding sequence GTGCTGAACTTCGTTTCTAACGCACTGGCGAAGAAGGAGGAGGGCGAAAAGGGCTTCACCCTGATCGAACTCCTGGTCGTCGTCATCATCATCGGCATCCTCGCTGCCGTCGCCATCCCGATCTTCCTGAACATGCGCGAGGGCGCCTGGAAGTCGTCGGTCGAGTCGGACGTCAAGAACGCCGTCCTCGCACTGGAGACTGCCACCTCCGCCAACAACGGCACGGTCAAGGGCCTCACCTACGCCGAGAGTACGTCCCCGGACGCACCTGGCAAGATCAAGAATGGCTCCGCCGAGCTCGCCGACGTTGTCGTTTCGCCCGACAACACGCTCAGCGTCGACGTCGACGACGATGCTCAGACCTACGAGATCGTCGGCTCGAACGCCAACGTCACGGATGAGGAGTACACCTACGACTCCACCACCGGGCTCGGCGACTGGGCCGCCAAGACCCCCGCCCCGTGA
- a CDS encoding type II secretion system F family protein, whose product MTVTMEKWTYKGLDRDGNKVKGVLDASSEAQAIQQLKGRGVIPDVLTQKGAGTGLQKEITIPALERGPSLKDLALLTRQLSTMVSAGVSILRALTIVKDQVDNTRLRTTLTEVSAKVESGVALSDALEDFPLVIPPIMVHLVRAGETGGFLDKSLIMVADNFEAETRLRSKVKAALTYPIVVLIIALVGVAAMLIFIVPVFEAMFADLGSSLPAPTQLLVDLSHAMPVVVPVALVVGIIFSIWWARNKNTDAVRKVLDPVKLKVPVFGKLNRKIALTRFTRNFATMLASGVPLMQSLSIVGATSGNYVVSSSLDIVQENVRQGHSIGASLAEAEIFPEMLVQMVGIGEESGSIDAMLEKTADFYDDEVETMSSQLTALLEPLMLVFMGALLGFMIVALYLPMFMIFQSIQNL is encoded by the coding sequence ATGACCGTCACCATGGAGAAGTGGACCTACAAGGGTCTGGACCGGGATGGGAACAAGGTCAAGGGCGTGCTCGACGCGTCCTCGGAGGCACAGGCCATCCAGCAGCTCAAGGGCCGCGGCGTCATCCCCGACGTGTTGACCCAGAAGGGCGCCGGCACCGGCCTGCAGAAGGAGATCACCATCCCGGCGCTGGAGCGCGGGCCCTCCCTCAAGGACCTCGCCCTGCTGACCCGGCAGCTCTCCACCATGGTCTCGGCCGGCGTCTCCATCCTGCGGGCGCTCACGATCGTCAAGGATCAGGTGGACAACACCCGGCTGCGCACGACGCTCACGGAGGTCTCGGCCAAGGTGGAGAGCGGCGTCGCGCTCTCGGATGCGCTGGAGGACTTCCCGCTCGTGATCCCGCCGATCATGGTGCATCTGGTGCGCGCAGGCGAGACCGGCGGCTTCCTGGACAAGTCGCTCATCATGGTCGCCGACAACTTCGAGGCCGAGACCAGGCTCCGCAGCAAGGTCAAGGCTGCGCTCACCTACCCGATCGTGGTGCTGATCATCGCGCTGGTGGGCGTCGCGGCCATGCTGATCTTCATCGTCCCGGTCTTCGAGGCGATGTTCGCTGACCTGGGCAGCTCGCTGCCGGCGCCGACGCAACTGCTCGTCGACCTGTCGCACGCCATGCCGGTGGTGGTGCCTGTCGCTCTGGTGGTCGGCATCATCTTCTCCATCTGGTGGGCGCGCAACAAGAACACCGACGCCGTGCGCAAGGTACTCGACCCCGTGAAACTGAAGGTTCCCGTCTTCGGAAAACTGAATAGGAAGATCGCGCTGACGAGGTTCACGCGAAACTTCGCGACCATGCTGGCCTCGGGCGTCCCCTTGATGCAGTCGCTGTCGATCGTTGGCGCCACGAGCGGCAATTACGTGGTTTCCTCATCCCTGGATATCGTCCAGGAGAACGTCAGACAGGGGCACTCCATCGGCGCGTCCCTGGCCGAGGCCGAGATCTTTCCCGAAATGCTCGTGCAAATGGTCGGGATCGGCGAGGAATCGGGGTCCATCGACGCCATGCTCGAGAAGACCGCCGACTTCTACGACGACGAGGTCGAGACGATGTCATCCCAGCTCACAGCCCTGTTGGAGCCGCTGATGCTCGTCTTCATGGGCGCCCTGCTCGGCTTCATGATCGTCGCCCTCTACCTGCCCATGTTCATGATCTTCCAGTCCATCCAGAACCTCTGA
- a CDS encoding type IV pilus twitching motility protein PilT, with protein MTPEDGYFPPAAPTRFDELFAGKDVDPDLRSYLDGVPGVTLPPTAARRSSPSEPDGAGDSPWAAPDRSASSTPGRSASSASDWATSSWSAPRANTEWSVSSTGTSPSPKPTSDWAAPALQDTAPPAAPAPSSWSAPAGVAAVEWPPPAAPAPRAARSLPADDADEAMRLPAYLAPVKEPVSGLAARAGEVDPILRRQIADVDAEFVTSIRAVLTEGASDLHLCAESTPVIRIDGELKSVAGTTSWSRERIRRVIESFVPAEMLQAFEKDLELDLAFSVGDVARFRVNIFQDQRGLGAALRIIPTEIKSVAQLGLPSELVDLAHLPRGLVLVCGPTGSGKSTTLAAIIDKANASRASHIVTVEDPVEFLHHHKRGIINQREVGADTHDFSHALKHALRQDPDIILVGELRDLETISTALTAAETGHLVFATLHTQDVAQTIDRIIDVYPSHQQAQVRTQLAATVRAIVVQTLIRRAGGKGRTVATEVMFTNPAIASLIRAGKTHQMRTALQAGSAQGMHTLDQDLARLVLSGDITHAQALDLAQETAEFEQLVRNRGLGRDVDPMLIEGTRQVAGGMGAS; from the coding sequence GTGACCCCAGAAGACGGGTACTTCCCCCCCGCGGCGCCGACGCGGTTCGACGAACTGTTCGCCGGCAAGGATGTCGATCCTGACCTGAGGTCCTACCTCGACGGCGTCCCCGGTGTGACCCTGCCTCCCACCGCCGCGCGCCGGTCGTCGCCTTCGGAGCCGGACGGCGCCGGCGACTCCCCGTGGGCGGCGCCCGACCGGTCCGCATCCTCGACACCCGGCCGGTCCGCATCCTCCGCGTCCGACTGGGCGACCTCGAGCTGGTCCGCGCCGAGGGCGAACACCGAGTGGTCGGTGTCGTCGACCGGCACGTCGCCGTCCCCGAAGCCGACCTCGGACTGGGCGGCCCCGGCCCTCCAGGACACGGCGCCGCCAGCCGCTCCAGCCCCCTCGTCCTGGTCGGCCCCGGCCGGGGTCGCAGCTGTCGAGTGGCCTCCCCCCGCGGCCCCGGCGCCGCGCGCCGCCAGGTCACTACCCGCCGACGACGCCGACGAGGCGATGCGTCTGCCCGCGTACCTTGCGCCGGTGAAGGAGCCCGTCAGCGGGCTGGCGGCCCGCGCGGGAGAGGTCGACCCGATCCTGCGTCGCCAGATCGCGGATGTCGACGCCGAGTTCGTCACCTCGATCCGCGCGGTTCTCACCGAGGGGGCCTCGGACCTGCACCTGTGCGCCGAGTCGACACCCGTCATCCGCATCGACGGCGAGCTGAAGTCGGTCGCGGGGACCACGAGCTGGTCGCGCGAGCGGATCCGCCGCGTGATCGAGAGCTTCGTCCCGGCCGAGATGCTGCAGGCCTTCGAGAAGGACCTCGAGCTCGACCTCGCCTTCTCCGTCGGCGACGTCGCCCGCTTCCGCGTGAACATCTTCCAGGACCAGCGCGGCCTCGGCGCGGCCCTGCGCATCATCCCCACCGAGATCAAGTCGGTGGCCCAGCTCGGCCTGCCGTCGGAGCTGGTCGACCTCGCGCACCTGCCCCGCGGGCTCGTGCTCGTCTGCGGCCCCACCGGCTCGGGCAAGTCCACGACGCTCGCGGCCATCATCGACAAGGCCAACGCGAGCCGCGCGTCGCACATCGTCACGGTCGAGGACCCGGTCGAGTTCCTGCACCACCACAAGCGCGGCATCATCAACCAGCGCGAGGTCGGGGCCGACACGCACGACTTCTCCCATGCGCTGAAGCACGCGCTGCGCCAGGACCCCGACATCATCCTCGTCGGCGAGCTTCGCGACCTGGAGACCATTTCGACGGCGCTGACCGCCGCCGAGACCGGCCACCTCGTCTTCGCAACGCTGCACACGCAGGACGTGGCACAGACCATCGACCGCATCATCGACGTGTATCCGTCGCACCAGCAGGCGCAGGTCCGCACACAGCTCGCGGCCACGGTGCGCGCGATCGTCGTGCAGACCCTGATCCGCCGTGCGGGTGGCAAGGGCCGCACCGTCGCAACCGAGGTCATGTTCACCAACCCCGCCATCGCGAGCCTCATCCGCGCGGGCAAGACCCACCAGATGCGCACCGCCCTGCAGGCCGGCAGCGCGCAGGGCATGCACACGCTCGATCAGGACCTGGCCCGGCTGGTGCTGTCCGGCGACATCACGCACGCCCAGGCCCTCGATCTGGCGCAGGAGACGGCCGAGTTCGAGCAGCTTGTCCGCAACCGCGGCCTCGGCCGTGACGTCGACCCGATGCTGATCGAGGGAACGCGCCAGGTGGCCGGGGGAATGGGCGCCTCATGA
- a CDS encoding GspE/PulE family protein yields the protein MHQTQDSVPPVDPGRGPAAAASQARPEADPGSPRRDGHVEGRDSMEWLGAYFSPKRAPEPENPRERAVALAARLGLAFVDLTEFAVDASVVSLVPDAMARRHIALPIARAGDRIMVAMADPENVIVLDDVAAVLREPVAPVVAEPDAIMAAIDRYHRVDSEVEELASAFAGADAETDQWSQDVDEGVDEAPIIRLVNLIIGQAITDRASDIHIEPMRDELRVRYRIDGVLKTVQSVPRSMIPGVISRLKVMADLDIGERRRPQDGRISVNHSGRTIDLRVASLPTVWGEKVVARVLDSPVASLQLSDLAMLDRNMEVYSSSFSKPYGMILVTGPTGSGKSTTLYTTLAAISKPTVNVITVEDPVEYRMPGINQVQVNPKAGMTFAAALRSILRSDPDIILLGEIRDEETAKIAIESSLTGHLVLSTLHTNDAPSSVTRLIEMGVEPFLVGSALDSVIAQRLARRLCARCRKASTATAEELRIVGAPLTDPLPTVYRPIGCPECSETGYRGRIALHEVMAVDEEIERLASQNAPAAEIAEHAERAGMTRLRMDGWAKVLLGQTSIEEILRVTL from the coding sequence GTGCATCAGACGCAAGACAGCGTTCCGCCGGTCGATCCTGGCAGGGGACCCGCCGCAGCAGCTTCGCAAGCCAGGCCGGAGGCTGACCCCGGCTCCCCGCGCCGCGACGGCCACGTCGAGGGCCGCGACTCGATGGAGTGGCTGGGCGCCTACTTCTCCCCCAAGCGCGCTCCCGAGCCGGAGAATCCGCGCGAGCGGGCCGTCGCGCTGGCCGCCCGCCTCGGGCTGGCCTTCGTCGACCTCACCGAGTTCGCCGTCGACGCATCGGTCGTCTCCCTCGTTCCCGACGCGATGGCGCGACGCCACATCGCCCTGCCGATCGCGCGCGCCGGTGACCGCATCATGGTCGCGATGGCCGATCCCGAGAACGTCATCGTCCTCGACGACGTCGCGGCCGTCCTCCGCGAGCCCGTCGCGCCGGTCGTCGCCGAGCCGGATGCGATCATGGCGGCCATCGACCGCTACCACCGCGTCGACTCCGAGGTCGAGGAACTGGCCTCCGCGTTCGCCGGGGCCGACGCGGAGACGGACCAGTGGAGCCAGGACGTCGACGAGGGCGTCGACGAGGCCCCGATCATCCGGCTGGTGAACCTGATCATCGGGCAGGCGATCACCGACCGCGCCTCCGACATCCACATCGAGCCGATGCGCGACGAGCTGCGCGTGCGCTACCGCATCGACGGCGTGCTCAAGACGGTACAGTCCGTCCCCCGCTCCATGATCCCCGGCGTCATCAGCCGCTTGAAGGTCATGGCGGACCTCGACATCGGCGAGCGTCGCAGGCCGCAGGACGGCCGCATCTCCGTCAACCACAGCGGCCGCACGATCGACCTGCGCGTCGCCTCGCTGCCGACCGTGTGGGGCGAGAAGGTCGTCGCCCGTGTCCTCGACTCGCCCGTTGCCAGCCTTCAGCTGAGCGATCTGGCGATGCTGGACCGCAACATGGAGGTCTACTCCTCGAGCTTCTCCAAGCCATACGGCATGATCCTCGTCACCGGCCCGACGGGCTCCGGCAAGTCGACCACGCTGTACACGACGCTGGCCGCGATCTCGAAGCCCACGGTCAACGTGATCACGGTCGAGGATCCCGTCGAGTACCGGATGCCAGGGATCAACCAGGTCCAGGTGAACCCGAAGGCCGGCATGACGTTCGCCGCGGCGCTGCGCTCGATCCTCCGCTCCGACCCGGACATCATCCTGCTGGGCGAGATCCGCGACGAGGAAACGGCGAAGATCGCCATCGAGTCGTCGCTGACGGGCCACCTCGTCCTGTCCACGCTGCACACCAACGACGCGCCGAGCTCGGTGACCCGACTGATCGAGATGGGGGTCGAGCCGTTCCTGGTCGGCTCGGCACTCGATTCCGTCATCGCCCAGCGCCTCGCCCGGCGGCTGTGCGCCAGGTGCAGGAAGGCGTCGACGGCCACCGCGGAGGAGCTGCGCATCGTCGGAGCGCCGCTGACGGACCCGCTGCCGACGGTCTACCGGCCGATCGGCTGCCCGGAGTGCTCCGAGACGGGCTACCGGGGCCGCATCGCGCTGCACGAGGTGATGGCGGTCGACGAAGAGATCGAACGGCTGGCGTCGCAGAACGCGCCCGCCGCGGAGATCGCCGAGCATGCCGAGCGGGCCGGCATGACGAGGCTCCGGATGGATGGCTGGGCGAAGGTGCTGCTCGGCCAAACGTCCATCGAAGAGATCCTGCGAGTGACGCTGTGA
- a CDS encoding amino acid ABC transporter ATP-binding protein, protein MSTTAEQTTPAAAPTGDVIVEVEDLHKSFGSNEVLKGIDTTIRKGEVVAIIGPSGSGKSTFLRCLNLLEEVTSGRVVVEGADLTAKGTDINVVRQKIGMVFQHFNLFPHKTALENITLAPIMLKKQSPAEAEKLGRDLLERVKLSEKADSRPAQLSGGQKQRVAIARALAMQPDIMLFDEPTSALDPEMVGEVLDVMQQLAKEGMTMVVVTHEMGFAREVGHRLMFMADGVIVEEGDPREILANPQEPRTQDFLSKVL, encoded by the coding sequence GTGAGCACCACAGCGGAGCAGACCACCCCGGCCGCCGCGCCGACCGGCGACGTCATCGTCGAGGTGGAGGACCTGCACAAGTCGTTCGGATCCAACGAGGTCCTCAAGGGCATCGACACCACGATCCGCAAGGGCGAGGTCGTCGCGATCATCGGCCCGTCCGGGTCGGGCAAGTCGACGTTCCTGCGCTGCCTCAACCTGCTGGAGGAGGTCACCTCCGGCCGAGTCGTCGTCGAGGGTGCCGACCTGACGGCCAAGGGCACCGACATCAACGTCGTGCGCCAGAAGATCGGCATGGTCTTCCAGCACTTCAACCTGTTCCCGCACAAGACCGCGCTGGAGAACATCACGCTGGCCCCGATCATGCTGAAGAAGCAGTCGCCGGCCGAGGCCGAGAAGCTGGGCCGGGACCTGCTCGAACGGGTCAAGCTGTCCGAGAAGGCCGACTCCCGCCCAGCCCAGCTGTCAGGCGGCCAGAAGCAGCGCGTGGCCATCGCCCGCGCGCTGGCGATGCAGCCCGACATCATGCTGTTCGACGAGCCCACCTCCGCGCTCGACCCCGAGATGGTCGGCGAGGTGCTCGACGTCATGCAGCAGCTGGCCAAGGAGGGAATGACCATGGTGGTGGTAACGCACGAAATGGGCTTCGCCCGCGAGGTCGGACACCGCCTGATGTTCATGGCCGACGGCGTGATCGTGGAGGAGGGCGACCCGCGGGAGATCTTGGCGAATCCCCAGGAGCCGCGAACACAGGACTTCCTGTCCAAGGTGCTCTGA
- a CDS encoding amino acid ABC transporter substrate-binding protein/permease, which produces MRRPLIRGSAVRPLALLALLFSVLVTTLVAPLAARADDDAVKGKTFVIATDTTFAPFEYRDESGNMTGIDIDLINKIAEMKGFTVDIKAVGFDAALQAVQSRQADGVIAGMSITDERKKIFDFSDPYFSSGVQMAVKDGSDITSYADLKGQTVVAKTGAEGLTFAESIADQYGFTVKALDKADTMYSEVTTGNAAAVFDDYPVLAYGISQGNGLKIVTPKEQGSNYGFAVLKGENADLLEAFNSGLAELRADGTYHDILVQYLGDNAPEDSSQQVEGVKGEAFVIATDTTFAPFEFRDASGNMTGIDVDLMKEVAERQGFDVEVKALGFDAALQAVQAGQADGVIAGMSITDERKKIFDFSDPYFDSGVQMAVAADDDSITGYADLEGKTVVAKTGAEGLAFAQSIADEYGFTVKALDKADTMYSEVQTGNAAAVFDDYPVLAYGISQGNGLKIVTPKEQGSSYGFAVLKDQNEDLLKAFNVGLQSMKEDGTYQQIMDKYLATGDTGDGSTSLSFWGLLAQSWPALMRGLGMTLAATALSLLFATVLGVIFGFFKVSGVWILKLLGSIYVDVFRGTPLLVQAFFFYFGLPAATGLKIDVFVAGVLTLSLNAGAYMTEIVRGGIQNVDTGQMEASRSLGLNWMQSMRKIIVPQALKIMTPSAINQFVITLKDTSLLAVLGLAELTYQGQQIIARTFRSFEMWLIIGAIYFVVIFALTKLSNALDRRINK; this is translated from the coding sequence ATGCGACGACCGCTGATCCGCGGCTCCGCCGTCCGACCCCTTGCGCTGCTGGCGCTGCTCTTCTCGGTGCTGGTGACCACGCTGGTCGCTCCACTGGCCGCGCGCGCCGACGACGACGCAGTCAAGGGCAAGACGTTCGTGATCGCCACCGACACCACGTTCGCCCCGTTCGAGTACCGCGACGAGTCCGGCAACATGACCGGCATCGACATCGACCTCATCAACAAGATCGCCGAGATGAAGGGGTTCACGGTCGATATCAAGGCCGTCGGCTTCGACGCTGCCCTCCAGGCGGTGCAGTCGCGGCAGGCCGACGGCGTCATCGCCGGCATGTCCATCACGGACGAGCGCAAGAAGATCTTCGACTTCTCCGACCCGTACTTCAGCTCCGGCGTGCAGATGGCCGTCAAGGACGGCTCTGACATCACGAGCTATGCCGACCTCAAGGGCCAGACCGTCGTCGCGAAGACCGGCGCGGAGGGCCTGACGTTCGCGGAGTCCATCGCGGACCAGTACGGCTTCACCGTCAAGGCCCTCGACAAGGCCGACACCATGTACTCCGAGGTGACCACCGGCAACGCGGCGGCCGTCTTCGACGACTACCCCGTGCTCGCCTACGGCATCTCGCAGGGCAACGGGCTGAAGATCGTCACGCCCAAGGAACAGGGCTCCAACTACGGCTTCGCCGTCCTCAAGGGCGAGAACGCGGACCTGCTCGAGGCCTTCAACTCCGGGCTCGCCGAGCTCCGCGCCGACGGCACCTACCACGACATCCTTGTGCAGTACCTCGGCGACAACGCCCCCGAGGACAGCAGCCAGCAGGTCGAAGGCGTCAAGGGCGAGGCATTCGTCATCGCCACCGACACCACCTTCGCCCCGTTCGAGTTCCGCGACGCCTCCGGCAACATGACCGGCATCGACGTCGACCTCATGAAGGAGGTCGCCGAGCGCCAGGGCTTCGACGTCGAGGTGAAGGCGCTGGGCTTCGACGCCGCCCTCCAGGCGGTCCAGGCGGGCCAGGCCGACGGCGTCATCGCCGGCATGTCCATCACGGACGAGCGCAAGAAGATCTTCGACTTCTCCGACCCGTACTTCGACTCGGGCGTGCAGATGGCGGTCGCGGCCGACGACGACTCCATCACCGGATACGCGGACCTCGAGGGCAAGACGGTCGTCGCGAAGACCGGAGCGGAGGGGCTCGCTTTCGCACAGTCGATCGCCGACGAGTATGGCTTCACCGTCAAGGCTCTCGACAAGGCCGACACCATGTACTCCGAGGTCCAGACCGGCAACGCCGCGGCCGTGTTCGACGACTACCCCGTGCTCGCCTACGGCATCTCGCAGGGCAACGGGCTGAAGATCGTCACGCCCAAGGAACAGGGCTCCAGCTACGGCTTCGCCGTCCTGAAAGACCAGAACGAGGACCTCCTCAAGGCGTTCAACGTCGGGCTGCAGTCCATGAAGGAGGACGGCACCTACCAGCAGATCATGGACAAGTACCTCGCCACCGGCGACACCGGGGACGGCTCGACGTCACTGTCCTTCTGGGGGCTGCTGGCGCAGAGCTGGCCCGCCCTGATGCGGGGTCTTGGCATGACCCTGGCTGCGACCGCGCTGTCGCTGCTCTTCGCCACCGTGCTCGGCGTCATCTTCGGCTTCTTCAAGGTGAGCGGGGTCTGGATCCTGAAGCTGCTCGGCAGCATCTACGTCGACGTCTTCCGCGGCACGCCTCTGCTGGTGCAGGCGTTCTTCTTCTACTTCGGCCTGCCCGCCGCGACGGGGCTGAAGATCGACGTGTTCGTGGCTGGCGTGCTGACGCTGTCGCTCAACGCAGGCGCCTACATGACCGAGATCGTGCGCGGCGGCATCCAGAACGTCGACACGGGCCAGATGGAGGCGTCGCGCTCGCTCGGCCTGAACTGGATGCAGTCGATGCGCAAGATCATCGTGCCGCAGGCGCTGAAGATCATGACCCCGTCGGCAATCAACCAGTTCGTCATCACCCTGAAGGACACTTCGCTCCTGGCCGTGCTCGGCCTGGCCGAGCTGACCTACCAGGGCCAGCAGATCATCGCGCGGACCTTCCGCAGCTTCGAGATGTGGCTGATCATCGGCGCCATCTACTTCGTCGTCATCTTCGCGTTGACGAAACTGAGCAACGCGCTCGACAGGAGGATCAACAAGTGA